In a single window of the Vitis vinifera cultivar Pinot Noir 40024 chromosome 6, ASM3070453v1 genome:
- the LOC100262019 gene encoding pentatricopeptide repeat-containing protein At1g62350, whose translation MWRWTRDLVRTSPSRIAALPQPTLKTLDSQYRFHRWAYRSASRPSLSIWRRKKEMGKEGLIAAKELKRLRSDPVRFDRFMRSSVSRLLRSDLVSVLAEFQRQDQVFLSMKLYDVVRKEIWYRPDMYFYRDMLMMLARNKKVDETKRVWEDLKREEVLFDQHTFGDIVRAFLDGGLPSEAMDIYEEMRRSPDPPLSLPYRVILKGLLPYPELREKVKDDFLELFPGMIVYDPPEDLFEDEDGRTESEDD comes from the exons ATGTGGCGTTGGACACGAGATCTCGTGCGGACAAGTCCATCCAGAATCGCTGCACTCCCACAGCCTACTCTGAAAACCCTAGATTCCCAGTACCGATTCCACCGTTGGGCCTACCGGTCGGCCTCCCGGCCGAGTTTGTCGATATGGAGACGCAAGAAAGAGATGGGCAAAGAAGGCCTGATAGCGGCCAAAGAACTCAAGAGGCTCCGGTCCGACCCGGTCCGGTTTGATCGGTTCATGCGATCCTCCGTTTCTCGACTCCTCCGATCCGACCTTGTCTCCGTTCTCGCTGAGTTCCAGAGACAAGACCAGGTCTTCCTCTCTATGAAG TTATATGATGTGGTGCGAAAAGAAATATGGTACCGGCCAGATATGTACTTCTACAGGGACATGCTAATGATGCtagcaagaaacaaaaaggtGGATGAAACAAAGCGGGTTTGGGAGGATCTTAAGAGAGAGGAGGTTCTGTTTGATCAGCATACTTTTGGAGACATTGTCAGGGCCTTCTTAGATGGTGGATTGCCATCAGAGGCAATGGACATATATGAGGAAATGAGGCGATCTCCTGATCCCCCATTATCTTTGCCCTATCGAGTTATATTAAAAGGGCTCCTTCCATACCCAGAATTGAGGGAGAAGGTGAAGGATGACTTCTTGGAGCTTTTCCCTGGTATGATTGTGTATGACCCACCTGAAGATTtgtttgaagatgaagatggcAGGACAGAGAGTGAAGATGATTGA
- the LOC100263764 gene encoding pentatricopeptide repeat-containing protein At4g28010: MVLKPLFKPHLHPHLPSQSLYLCFNLFSSSIPIPISPNDLETQLRSLCQKPNSQFTEAVSLFHSALDFNLLPSWATCNFLVDALARSRNYGLAFSVYRRMTHVDVLPSFGSLSALIECFADAQKPQLGFGVVGLVLKRGFTVNVFIMNIVLKGLCRNGGVFEAMGLIREMGRKSVSPDIVSYNTLINGLCKAKKLKEAVGLLLEMEAAGCFPNSVTCTTLMDGLCKDGRMDEAMELLEAMKKKGFDADVVLYGTLISGFCNNGNLDRGKELFDEMLGKGISANVVTYSCLVHGLCRLGQWKEANTVLNAMAEHGIHPDVVTYTGLIDGLCKDGRATHAMDLLNLMVEKGEEPSNVTYNVLLSGLCKEGLVIDAFKILRMMIEKGKKADVVTYNTLMKGLCDKGKVDEALKLFNSMFDNENCLEPNVFTFNMLIGGLCKEGRLTKAVKIHRKMVKKGSCGNLVTYNMLLGGCLKAGKIKEAMELWKQVLDLGFVPNSFTYSILIDGFCKMRMLNIAKGLFCEMRTHGLNPALFDYNTLMASLCKEGSLEQAKSLFQEMGNANCEPDIISFNTMIDGTLKAGDFQFVKELQMKMVEMGLRPDALTFSTLINRLSKLGELDEAKSALERMVASGFTPDALVYDSLLKGLSSKGDTTEIINLLHQMAAKGTVLDRKIVSTILTCLCHSIQEVDVMELLPTFFQGTSEGASISCNELLMQLHQSHPKLQLHPF, from the coding sequence atggttctcaaaccaTTATTCAAGCCTCATCTCCACCCCCATCTACCATCCCAGTCTCTATACCTCTGCTTCAATCTCTTCTCCTCTTCAATACCAATTCCCATTTCGCCGAATGACTTAGAAACGCAACTCAGGTCCCTGTGTCAAAAGCCCAACTCCCAATTCACCGAAGCCGTCTCGCTTTTCCACTCTGCACTCGATTTCAACCTTTTGCCTTCATGGGCAACCTGCAATTTCCTTGTTGATGCACTAGCAAGGTCGAGAAACTATGGATTGGCCTTTTCGGTTTACAGGAGGATGACCCATGTTGATGTTTTGCCTAGTTTTGGGTCATTGAGTGCTTTAATTGAATGTTTTGCGGATGCCCAGAAGCCCCAATTAGGATTTGGGGTTGTGGGGTTGGTATTAAAGCGTGGCTTTACTGTCAATGTGTTCATCATGAATATTGTCTTGAAGGGTTTGTGTCGAAATGGTGGGGTTTTTGAGGCCATGGGGCTCATTCGTGAAATGGGAAGAAAAAGTGTCTCGCCTGACATTGTTAGTTATAACACGCTCATAAATGGACTTTGCAAGGCGAAGAAATTGAAAGAAGCAGTTGGTTTGTTGCTTGAAATGGAGGCGGCAGGGTGTTTTCCTAATTCAGTTACATGCACCACTTTAATGGATGGTCTTTGTAAGGATGGTAGAATGGATGAAGCAATGGAATTATTGGAGGCGATGAAGAAGAAGGGTTTTGATGCGGATGTTGTTTTGTATGGTACTCTTATAAGTGGTTTTTGCAATAACGGAAATCTTGATAGGGGGAAAGAGCTTTTTGATGAGATGTTGGGAAAAGGAATTTCAGCTAATGTGGTTACTTATAGTTGTTTGGTGCATGGTCTGTGTAGGTTGGGACAATGGAAAGAAGCCAACACCGTGCTGAATGCTATGGCAGAACATGGGATCCATCCTGATGTTGTTACTTATACAGGTTTAATTGATGGGCTTTGTAAAGATGGAAGAGCTACACATGCTATGGACCTATTGAATTTAATGGTAGAGAAGGGTGAAGAGCCTAGTAATGTAACATATAATGTTCTACTTAGTGGACTGTGTAAGGAAGGCCTGGTGATTgatgcttttaaaattttaagaatgatGATTGAAAAGGGGAAGAAGGCTGATGTGGTTACTTACAATACATTGATGAAGGGACTTTGTGATAAAGGGAAGGTTGATGAGGCTCTAAAGCTTTTCAATTCAATGTTTGATAATGAGAACTGTCTTGAGCCAAATGTATTTACGTTTAACATGCTAATTGGTGGGTTATGCAAGGAAGGCCGTCTAACAAAGGCTGTAAAGATTCATCGCAAGATGGTCAAGAAGGGAAGCTGTGGTAATTTGGTAACTTACAATATGCTACTTGGCGGGTGTTTAAAGGCAGGGAAGATTAAAGAAGCTATGGAACTTTGGAAACAAGTGCTTGACTTGGGATTTGTTCCAAACTCATTTACTTACAGTATCCTTATCGATGGCTTCTGTAAAATGCGGATGCTTAACATTGCAAAGGGACTTTTTTGTGAAATGAGAACTCATGGGCTTAACCCTGCATTGTTTGACTATAACACATTGATGGCCTCCTTGTGCAAGGAGGGTAGTTTGGAGCAAGCAAAGAGTTTGTTTCAAGAGATGGGGAATGCAAATTGTGAACCAGATATCATTTCATTTAATACAATGATTGATGGAACCCTAAAAGCAGGTGATTTTCAATTTGTCAAAGAATTACAAATGAAGATGGTCGAAATGGGTTTGAGACCAGATGCTTTGACCTTTTCAACACTAATAAATAGGTTGTCCAAATTAGGAGAGTTGGATGAGGCTAAAAGTGCTTTGGAAAGAATGGTTGCTTCTGGATTTACACCTGATGCCTTGGTGTATGATTCTTTACTGAAAGGATTGAGTTCAAAAGGTGACACCACGGAAATCATCAATTTGCTTCATCAAATGGCGGCCAAGGGAACTGTTCTTGACCGAAAAATAGTTTCTACTATCTTGACGTGCCTCTGTCATAGCATCCAAGAAGTTGATGTAATGGAGCTTTTACCAACCTTTTTTCAAGGAACGTCAGAAGGAGCGAGCATATCGTGCAATGAATTGCTGATGCAACTCCATCAGTCTCATCCCAAGCTTCAATTACATCCTTTTTAG